One segment of Carya illinoinensis cultivar Pawnee chromosome 13, C.illinoinensisPawnee_v1, whole genome shotgun sequence DNA contains the following:
- the LOC122292422 gene encoding aquaporin PIP2-7-like: protein MGKDVEVAEQGEYSAKDYQDPPPAPLIDPEELTKWSFYRALIAEFIATLLFLYITVLTVIGYKVQSSAPGADDCAGVGILGIAWAFGGMIFILVYCTAGISGGHINPAVTFGLFLARKVSLIRAVLYMVAQCLGAICGVGLVKGFQKTHYNQNGGGANELAAGYNKGVGLGAEIIGTFVLVYTVFSATDPKRSARDSHVPVLAPLPIGFAVFMVHLATIPITGTGINPARSLGAAVIYNQDKAWDDHWIFWVGPFIGAAIAAFYHQFILRAGAIKALGSFRSNA, encoded by the exons ATGGGAAAGGACGTTGAGGTTGCGGAGCAGGGAGAGTACTCGGCCAAGGACTACCAGGATCCACCTCCGGCGCCTTTGATCGACCCGGAGGAGCTGACAAAGTGGTCCTTCTACAGAGCTCTGATAGCGGAGTTCATAGCCactcttcttttcctttacaTCACAGTCTTGACTGTGATCGGGTACAAGGTCCAGAGTTCTGCCCCCGGCGCCGACGATTGCGCTGGAGTCGGCATTCTCGGCATCGCTTGGGCCTTTGGAGGCATGATCTTCATCCTCGTTTACTGCACCGCCGGTATCTCTG GAGGACACATAAACCCGGCAGTGACGTTCGGGCTGTTCCTGGCTCGAAAGGTGTCGTTGATAAGGGCGGTGCTGTACATGGTGGCGCAGTGCTTGGGAGCCATATGCGGTGTTGGGCTTGTGAAGGGCTTTCAAAAGACTCACTACAACCAGAACGGAGGTGGTGCCAACGAGCTGGCAGCAGGGTACAACAAGGGAGTTGGACTCGGGGCTGAGATCATCGGCACCTTTGTTCTTGTCTACACTGTTTTCTCAGCTACTGATCCTAAGAGGAGCGCCAGAGACTCTCACGTTCCT GTGTTGGCACCACTCCCTATTGGCTTCGCTGTGTTCATGGTTCACCTGGCAACAATCCCAATCACCGGTACTGGTATCAACCCAGCTAGAAGTTTAGGAGCCGCAGTGATCTACAACCAGGACAAGGCCTGGGATGACCAC TGGATTTTCTGGGTTGGACCATTTATTGGAGCTGCAATTGCTGCCTTCTATCACCAATTCATCCTCAGAGCAGGAGCCATTAAGGCTCTAGGTTCCTTCAGAAGTAACGCTTAA